The following is a genomic window from Nymphaea colorata isolate Beijing-Zhang1983 chromosome 3, ASM883128v2, whole genome shotgun sequence.
ATCCCACAGATCATGTCCTTTATGATGAAGTCCTAGCTGGGGTTAGTTTCTGGTGGCAGAAGGAGAATGATCTTATACCAATTTAGTTAATGAGACACATTGACCATCATTCCacaagaaaatgttaaaatgtcATGTGCACGTCCATGTTaatgatttcttgttttttagatTGTAAATATATCTTAGTTTTATCAATGGATTTCATGTCATCCTTCACTAGATGAGGGATTAATCATCTTCTTAGTGTAAGCATTTGGTTCCCTTCATTAGATGTGGGTTCATCATCTTCTGAACATATCTACTGGCTCCCATGATTTCTGCTTCTTTAGTTGATTTATTTTCATCTTATTCAATGTTATCTGAGTATCTGTATATGCAGCAGTTCTCATGATCTCCACTTATGTAGCTGATTCAGTTTTCATCTGATTACAGCCAACAATCTGCAAGTTGATGCCATTTTTGTGTATACAACTAGTGGCCTTATGGCCTCACTTCTGTCAAGAAACCGGCCCAACTCCATGATATTTGCTTTCACTAACAAAAGCAGTACAAGAAATTGGTTGAATTTACTATGGGGAGTTGTTCCTCTTAGAGTTGAACTATCTGATTACATGGAAGAGAATATAAAAAAAGCCTTTAACCTTACAAAGGCAAGGGGTGTGGTGAAGGAAGGTGACATGGTTCTGGTTGTCTCAGATATTGAGTGCGGTAGAGCAACTAACCCTTCCCAGCAATCAATACAGGTGCGCATGATAACTTAGTTCGTTCAATGATTGCTACTCATGCAAGATTTATAATCTTCTCATTCACGTTTCTAGTCAGCTAACTTCACGGTTCTTGATTTCAAAATTGGTGGAAGTGCCGTATCCGGTTGCTGTTTGGTTCTATATCTTTCcgttttttgtaaatttttgtttctcGTGATCCTTTATGTTACCTAATGAATTACTGCTTGAGAATAACTTGTGTTGTAAGATAATTCTTAGTTTTATACGAGAATTGACATGCAAATTGCAATAGCATGAATAAATTATGTTACACGTACAAGTCGTGCAAGGAAAAGAAGGCTTTCCGCCATTCCTGACTGCATGCTATATGCACTGCTGGAGGATCCACCCGCTTGAGCAATGCGTGGAAAACTTTTATAACGCCTTGAAACATGGAGCTTGTTTTTGGTTAAGATACCAAGACCATTCGGAAACCATGTTAATCGGTCTTTGCATACGTCTCTGATCCGCCATAATTTAAGTTTTTAATAAGCGAACCTTGTCGATTTTCACCAGGTTATTTGACTTCTTCAGAAGTTAAAAGATAGGCGAAGGCGAGTCCCTCTTGTGCCATAACAGTCACAGTCTGGGGGGTAGGGTGAGAATTTTCTTGAAGAGGCCCAATTATTGTTTCAAGAGCTCgtaatatcattttttaaaatttttatatagggcgcatgattttttttaaatttatatgtaatttttcttttttgaggggGCAGGGCCCCCTTGGCTCTTACCTTGATCAGAGTCTCCTAatatatttctctctcctctAAAGTTTTAGAGTGGTGGATAAATTCCTGGGAAATATTGATAAGACCATTCActatttatgcatgcaccctcATCTAACCCAGGATTTTTtgtaaaccaaaatttttaatgagtttacaccacccccacccccaccctcctttcctttttttttctgggtggtgcattcaaaacctggttttttaaTAACTTAATGGAGGGTCAGGTTTTTCACTCCTTTTTATAAAAGTAGGTTTTGTTTTGACGACACTTTTGGATTTTGCCTTCAAAACTAGTTCtggggtgtcatccaaatgcccacATAAACTTGATCTCTCTTCTTTTTGATGAACCATGAAGCTAAGAGGAACCGGGAACTGGAAAATAAGAGCTTCCACTCCACGCATGAGGTAAATATGTACTAGTTCATGGCTCTCTTGGTATATCCACGTAAGCAATAAGAGTATAAGGAAACATTTTGTTGCTACAAAAATAGTTAGCGTTAGCACCACATGAAACATTCTCTTATTAGAGTTGCCACTATAAGAATAACTCTGTTAGAGTCGTTTCTGTTCATTGAATGTGCTCTACGGATAGAGGAATATGTACACACAATGGAACATGCTTAAGTAAGAAATTGAAAGGTGTAACTGAAATTGTTAGTTTGGAAATTTCCTAAGAAGCATAAGTTCTCTCCCTTGAAACAGCAGGCAGTTATGCTCGTACAATGGTGAATAGGGATCCTCCTTGAACCATTTCAAATCCCAACAATTGCCATCCCTCTACTAACGCAGATGACGAGACCCATCTGTTTATCTCCTTTAACCAAAATCCCGGCTCGACCCCACAATGGGCACGGAGCAGGTCATGACACCGATAGAAAATTGGTCACAGCAAAACCAAACTTTCGAATGTGCTTTTCTGAAACGAATAGTTGAACTTTTGATCGATAAAAAATAGTTCGCAGCACGAGAGAGCCTGCGGGCAACGAATGCAAATAGTAGAGTGTCTTAAGGCAAATCTGCATCTAGATCTTATCATGCTGGAGACGTCCCGTCGTAACGTGGGACATCTTTCAGAAGGTCATCCAGGTTCCATGATACAAACATCTTCAAGTCCAGCCCCCCATCCAAAGAAAGACCAACACCCATTGACGACACTATGAAAAAGCTGCAGGTTTAGCAGGAGACATCCATCCTATGTCCAATATTATTGTTCTGAGGTAAAGTCGATTTAATTTGCTAGCTAAATATtctaaatttcttttccttgtttcctCGTAgtagacattaaaaaaaagaagaaagaaaactacATTTCTCTTGGGCAACAAATTATCTAACATAGCATGCAGCTTCTCCTTAGATATGAAAGAGCTGGTGGGAACGATTGGCAATTCAATTGCCGATCTATGTTGAGAAAATGCTAACCAAAGCATCCAAAGTACCAAAACTTTAGCTCATCATTGGCCCGGCCGATGATCACTAAGTTGACAATGAAGGGAAGGAAGAAATAACTGTTTTGGGACTAAAGCAAAAGTGTTACAGTAATCAAAATTATTCTtcttcaatcttcatttttatattttgttgcTCACACACACACTGGTTTACACACACCTCAAAAGGACCAGCGATGATATGGTACTTCCCCTATTACATCCAATGAGAAATGCACTAAGACGATTAGctgcttttcttcattcttcacGCATTTGGAGATCTCAAAGTTCCAGacggaagaaaacaagaaagaaaacaaaaagaaggcaAAAGACCCTCTTATCTCAAATTTCTCCTTTAGGACCAGCCTGCAAAAATGAGACCACTAATTCTCGTTAGAATCAACTCAATGGactaaaacaaaaagaatgtaCTTGATTGAAGGCGAAGAAGCCACTGTCAAAACACACAAAACAGGTGTGTTAATAACCCATGGACTCGAACTAAGTTATCAAATTCAATGAGATCCACCGTAGAAAAGAAGAATTattagaattgaaaatgaattaTGCTTGGAGAAACGTAGCTTAGTAATATATTCTATTCTTTCTTCAGGGACTGGTTTAAGATACCTGATGAGTTTTGCATCAAAATGAACAGGAATTAACTGTAATgcaaatcaaaatcaaattcttAAATTGGACCCAGGGATTGACAAGTACCTACACAAAACATGCATCATGTGCAAAGTAAATATGCTAGATTTACATGCATGTAGTCAGATGGAAATcataggcacacacacacacgtgtatTCACTAACACAAACATATGCCTATAGAACAGATGGTCTACTAGAGACCAATGTGTGGGCGAACACAGACAGCTAGGCCACTTGATCTCCATTCCCATCTCAATTAGATGGGTGTAGATTGCGTTCACCTTGAAACGAATGTGGGTAAGGATCAACAATTTAAACAAGCTCCCGTTCTAAAGCTTCAAATGAATGTGGGCAAACATGGAGTCCAGCCACTAGAAGGTTTAAACATATGGATTTAGAAGAATATCAAAGTTTCATATGGATTTAGAAGAACATCTGAAATTTTATTCTTAGAGTGAGATCTGAACATCCATAAATGACGCAGTCgcatttaaaaaatagaaaaaaagatatTCGAATACAGCAATTccataaaaatggaaaaacttaGAAGGTCAAACTTACAGCTCAGTGTCTCCATCTCCGTGATTCCCTAGCTGccacagaaagaaagaagagcaaCCTATTCCACAAACTTCCATTCAGCTTTGTCTCGTGATGCTCTTGATTGTTGAAACCAGCAGCCGATCACCAACAATTGACCTCACTTTTGCAATGAAAATATTCTTGCGGATTTTCCCAGCCTAAAGAAAGTAGAAATCAGTGACACATCTGATCCTTTTCATGCATCTATCTTATTCTAtgttaataaaagaataaaagttGTTACATATTACCTTGTAACCATTATATAAGAAGTCCAAAGCTTTGGTCTTAGGGAAGGGAATTGACTTCTCTAATTCGGCAAACAGAAACGGAAATGACATCTTCGATCTCCGAGCTGAATATCGTATATTATTCTGCGCAACGCCAAAAGGTTCAACTTTAACCTCATGTCCAAGATCAATCAACTAACTGTAAAAAGCTCGTCTCTGCAATTTGACACTTTCAACtaagagaaagatagagagagagagatacatgttccaaagctgcatttgttCCATTAGGATCACCATACGGTGCTGCACAATTGTGAAATGTCTCTTCCATTGATTTTCTGGTGCTTCCAGCTCCTGAAAACATGCAAGCATCGTAAGAAGCAAGCAATAATTAAAATGTCAGCACTAAATATCAGACGAAGTTCGGGGAATAGGTACCTTTCGGGTGAAGATAATCCCTGAAAGTCAAAACACACTCGGGAAGAATATGCGAATTCATATTAGTACTCCACAAAATATACCTCTTTGTATTCAAGGCATCATCCACACCATTATCAAACTCGTCACAGCTCGGACAGGCTTGTTCAGATCCAAACTGAACTTCCTCAACATTACCCATTATCACGCGACATAGTATGATGTGATGGTCACCATTAATATCAGTTTCTGCTGCGGATGCACTGAAAAGGAATTCTAGAAAGCGATTAGTTGTTTTTCCCATCtaattttctcttaactatCTTCCAATTCCGATGATGGTAATAGTTTGGAATGCTAGACGAAGTCTTGGACAGAAGATCAAACTAGAAGCTCTATGACAACTGTTAAATAACCCTAGTTTCCTCATAATAAAGGCCCTAGAAACCACTCGTCTACAGTATTTTCAACAACATAATGGAACCATTTGAAACATATAAATACAAGATATGAACATAAATTACCTCAAATATGAACAACTTGCAGGAAACAGATTGATGCCAATGCCAAAAGATCCAGGCCCCCAACATAGATTGGACTTCCCAAAACCATGCATTACAATTTTGCCTGCATCCTTCACTGTAGTTACATACCAAGCGTATCTTACATTAGCATGCCCACGAGCAGCCTCTGTTCTTTCCGCCATCCTCTTAAAATCTTGAAGACGAGCCCCCGTACAACATCTATATACAGCAGTGACATAGGCCTTCGACGACGAGTTTCTCATTCCTCTAAGGAATACATTCTTAACTATGTTATGCGCCCTGTCAGTTTCTTTCAATCTCAACAGCAATCCTTTCAGGGAGGGAACGTTTTGTGGAACCAAATCAGGAGAGACACCACCTTGTACGCGAGACTCATATGGTGCTGATTGCAATTCTTCTCTTGGAGTAGGCATTACAGCGTCAGATTCAGCCGCATCAAGAGCATCAGCTTCACGACGAACTCTCAACTGGATTTCCATGTTAGGATCCGAATCGCAACTCTCCCCAGAACCTTCTTCTGAAAATAGTTCAGGGAAGAAACAGTGTCCTTCTACATCAATCCAAGCAACCGATCTATGAGACCCCTGTCCCAGGTCGACCTCAAACATCCGCAGGAAATCAACAATGAAGCAGCCACCGTCCGTCTCTAGGTACACTGCAGCTCTCCCATTCACAAATCCATCTTTCAAGACACTTAGAGTCTCATCTGGGTAGTCATTCCATTGACAATCTttataaaacataaacctaGAAGGTGCCCTACTCTTTCTAAAATTCTCATGATTCCTCATCAATGCTCGGCGATAACAACATCCAAATTCGCCAACTTCACCCTCACATCGACTGATTCCATGACCCGAACTTCCCAAATTCAGGTTCCTACTTGAGGTCGCTGCACGAATACGTTTCTCGATTGCCATTGCTCTGTTTCTCCTTGTGGAAGCCATCTTTCCCTAACTGAAAGAAACTGAAGTCCAGtttcaagaaaacaagaagtTCAGCAACACAATGTCCAGAATCACAATTACagagagtcagagagagagcgagtgagagagagagagagagagagagagagagagatcggcGGGTTCTATTTCTGCCTACAGAAGGCTCACCGAGATGGCGCTACTGCCCAGAGAGAGAGCGCATTCGCATCGCACCGCCTCTTCTTGATCGGGCCAACTTCGAGAACGAGAAGGACAAGAAAGTTACGGAACTTGCAACGTTCGAATTTAAATAGCCGTTGGGGCGTAGTTGTAACACGAAACCGACTCTCTCCGCTCCCTTGGCGTGGCCCCACGACTCTTACGTGAGGTGAGGCGGTTAGTTACTCGCAAAAAGATACTTGCACAAGAAGATAACCCTCGCCTCAAGCCCACCAATCACACACCGACGAAGTTATTGATAGACTTGGCCAGGAAGATTACCTGTTTCTCAAAGTTTTCCACATTTATAGGCATCTTTTGATTTCTTCGAGAAGACGAAAACTGCCATCTCGTGAATTAAGAAGATGTCTCCGTAAAAGGATGAAGATATCTTGCACGGCAATTTTCGCGCTATCCTCGAGCTGATTTAATTGAAGAATTTACATTAGTATCTGGTACCGTATTTTCATGGTAAAATATTTTATTCCAATATATGGTTCAAgtaatttgataagaaaacGGAATAGCACGTTGAGATAAAATGAACCTTGATGTCGATCCTAATGACAATGTTCATATATATCATATGCGAGAGATGGAATACAAAT
Proteins encoded in this region:
- the LOC116249902 gene encoding probable inactive poly [ADP-ribose] polymerase SRO3 — its product is MASTRRNRAMAIEKRIRAATSSRNLNLGSSGHGISRCEGEVGEFGCCYRRALMRNHENFRKSRAPSRFMFYKDCQWNDYPDETLSVLKDGFVNGRAAVYLETDGGCFIVDFLRMFEVDLGQGSHRSVAWIDVEGHCFFPELFSEEGSGESCDSDPNMEIQLRVRREADALDAAESDAVMPTPREELQSAPYESRVQGGVSPDLVPQNVPSLKGLLLRLKETDRAHNIVKNVFLRGMRNSSSKAYVTAVYRCCTGARLQDFKRMAERTEAARGHANVRYAWYVTTVKDAGKIVMHGFGKSNLCWGPGSFGIGINLFPASCSYLSASAAETDINGDHHIILCRVIMGNVEEVQFGSEQACPSCDEFDNGVDDALNTKRYILWSTNMNSHILPECVLTFRDYLHPKGAGSTRKSMEETFHNCAAPYGDPNGTNAALEHNNIRYSARRSKMSFPFLFAELEKSIPFPKTKALDFLYNGYKAGKIRKNIFIAKVRSIVGDRLLVSTIKSITRQS